In a genomic window of Labeo rohita strain BAU-BD-2019 chromosome 20, IGBB_LRoh.1.0, whole genome shotgun sequence:
- the otofa gene encoding otoferlin isoform X3 has translation MALVVYLKTVKELRGKGDRIAKVTFRGLSFFSRVLENCEDEARFEQAFRWPIGSQVDGDEMLEIQVFNYSKVFTNRLIGTFRMVLQKVVEEGHLEVSDTLIDDNNTAIRTSISIEIKYQTMDGSVKVWSDGEFLDIPDDCDGTFQFETDSLLSGRSQSSGMSPGRTIHGIPTFRKTGKGVFSAMKLGKTRISKDDHKKGDDPAILDAEDLDRKAIRLGGGLDPDTISLASVTAVTTNVSNKRSKPDIKMEPSSGRPVDYQISVTVIEARQLVGLNMDPVVCVEIGEDKKYTSMKESTNCPYYNEYFVFDFHVPPDVMFDKILKISVIHSKNLLRSGTLVGTFKLDVGTVYLQPEHQFHHKWAMLSDPDDITAGCKGYVKCDIAVVGKGDNIKTPHKANEPDEDDIEGNLLLPEGVPSERQWARFYVKIHRAEGLPKMNTSIMANVKKAFIGENRDLVDPYVLVQFAGQKGKTSVQKSSYEPIWNEQVIFTEMFPPLCRRLKVQIRDSDKVNDVAIGTHFIDLRKIANDGDKGFLPTMGPAWVNMYGSTRNYTLMDEHQDLNEGLGEGVSFRARLLISIAVEILDTSSADIMSSTEVQIEPVSNISESATGKMEEFFLFGSFLEATMIDRKIGDKPISFEVTIGNYGNQIDGVSKPASAKKKKEGGGESEEEETELIHNSSDEEAEDDGDLMSVPSTPPMKPVITDRNYFHLPYFEKKPCIYIKSWWQDQRRRLYNSNIMDKIADKLEEGLNDVQEIIKTEKAYPERRLRGVLEELSTSCSRFVTLANKDQNLAGRTKLDKERLKSCMREMESMAQQAKTIRSQVKRNTVRDKLKLVFNFLHRLRFLADEPQHSIPDVFIWMISNNKRIAYARIPSKDILFSIVDEEMGKDCGKVKAVFLRLPGKKGFGPAGWTVQAKLEMYLWLGLNKQRKDFLSGLPSGFEENKATKGTGLQAVPPISLVYNMKQVFQLRAHMYQARSLFAADSSGLSDPFARVFFSTHSQVTEVLSETLCPTWDQLLVFDNVELYGEAGELRDDPPIIVIELYDQDTVGKAEFIGRTFAKPLTKMVDEHYGPPRFPPQLEYYQIYRGNCTAGDLLAAFELLQIPYDDEEIRRALIAVHDFAVPQIKIGPAGRAALPPIDGPTDSDRGPILPVPLGIRPVLSRYRIEVLFWGLRDLKRVNLAQVDRPRVDIECAGKGVQSALIQNYKKNPNFSTLVKWFEVDLPENELLHPPLNIRVVDCRAFGRYTLVGSHAVTSLRKFIYSPPDKTANNWAHTARLANGYMALTNGTSHSRPHTRPISHPSGDIVVNMDPEPNIKKMDTVVKIDATTDAVVKVDLNEDENQKEKKKKKKKKGEEVDEEEPDESMLDWWSKYFASIETMMENLRAQEAALAEAEEREDLEIAAESAEIKVDDFPMKGTKPKEKSKDKKSSKDKKKNQDGTEKRPLKPKVDELMVYSKELESDFGNFEDWLHTFNLYRGKAGDDDDHNVVDDDRIVGRFKGSLCMYKLPLSEEITREAGFDPNMGMFQSIPHNDPINVLIRIYIIRATDLHPADINGKADPYIVIRLGKSDIRDKENYISKQLNPVFGKSFDIEATFPMESMLTVAVYDWDLVGTDDLIGETKIDLENRYYSKHRATCGIASNYSVHGYNVWRDPQKPTQILAKLCKEAKLDGPHYGPGGRVKVANRIFLGPTEIEDESGLKKQTEEHLALTVLRHWEEIPRVGCKLIPEHVETRPLLNPDKPGIEQGRLEMWVDMFPMDVPAPGPAIDISPRKPKRYELRVIIWNTDEVILEDDDYFTGEKSSDIFVRGWLKGQQEDKQDTDVHYHSLTGEGNFNWRFVFPFDYLMAEEKIVISKKESMFSWDETEYKIPARLTLQVWDADHFSADDFLGAIELDLNKFTRGAKTAKQCSLDMVLKEHELPSISIFKQKRVKGWWPFVARDENDEFELTGKVEAELHLLTAEEAEKNPVGLGRNEPEPLEKPNRPDTTFLWFLSPLKAIRYLICNRYKWLIIKIVLALLLLIMVGLFLYSMPGYLVKKLLGA, from the exons GACAGGAAAAGGAGTGTTTTCAGCCATGAAACTAGGCAAGACTCGCATCTCTAAAGATGACCACAAAAAAGgag ATGATCCTGCCATTTTGGATGCAGAAGATTTGGATCGAAAGGCCATTCGTCTGGGCGGTGGACTTGACCCTGATACCATCTCACTGGCCTCTGTTACTGCAGTAACCACTAATGTCTCCAACAAAAG ATCAAAGCCTGACATTAAGATGGAGCCCAGTTCAGGGCGTCCTGTGGATTATCAG ATCAGTGTTACAGTAATCGAGGCCCGTCAGTTGGTTGGTTTGAACATGGATCCTGTGGTTTGTGTGGAAATTGGAGAAGACAAGAAGTATACATCAATGAAGGAGTCCACAAACTGCCCCTACTACAATGAG TACTTTGTCTTTGACTTCCATGTGCCTCCAGATGTCATGTTTGACAAGATCCTGAAGATATCA GTAATACATTCTAAAAACCTTCTAAGAAGTGGTACTCTGGTGGGTACCTTCAAACTAGATGTGGGAACTGTTTACTTACAACCTG AGCACCAGTTTCACCACAAATGGGCAATGCTGTCAGACCCTGATGACATCACAGCTGGCTGCAAAGGTTACGTTAAGTGTGACATTGCAGTCGTTGGAAAAGGAGACAACATCAAGACGCCCCACAAGGCCAATGAACCAGATGAGGATGACATAGAAGG GAATCTTCTTTTGCCGGAGGGAGTTCCATCGGAGAGGCAATGGGCTCGGTTTTATGTTAAGATTCATAGGGCTGAGGGACTACCTAAAATGAACACCAGCATCATGGCCAACGTAAAGAAAGCTTTTATCGGGGAGAACAGAGACCTTGTGGATCCTTATGTCCTTGTGCAATTTGCAGGGCAGAAG GGTAAAACGTCAGTTCAGAAGAGCAGCTACGAGCCCATCTGGAATGAGCAAGTAATCTTCACCGAGATGTTCCCACCTTTGTGTAGGCGACTGAAAGTTCAGATCCGTGATTCAGACAAGGTGAATGATGTTGCCATAGGAACCCATTTCATCGATCTACGAAAGATTGCGAACGATGGAGACAAAG GGTTCCTGCCCACTATGGGCCCAGCCTGGGTGAATATGTATGGCTCTACTCGTAACTACACCCTGATGGATGAGCACCAGGACTTGAACGAGGGGCTGGGGGAAGGCGTGTCCTTTAGGGCACGCCTTCTAATTAGTATAGCAGTGGAGATCCTGGACACCTCTTCTGCAGACATAATGAGCTCTACTGAGGTACAAATAGAGCCAGTGTCCAACATCTCAGAG AGTGCCACAGGGAAGATGGAGGagtttttcctttttgggtCGTTCTTGGAGGCCACAATGATAGACAGGAAAATTGGAGATAAACCCATCAGCTTTGAAGTCACTATCG GTAACTATGGTAACCAGATTGATGGTGTGAGCAAGCCTGCATCagcaaagaagaagaaagagggTGGAGGGGAGAGTGAAGAAGAGGAGACCGAGCTCATCCACAACTCCAGTGATGAAGAGGCAGAGGATGATGGAGATTTGATGTCTGTGCCGTCTACCCCACCTATGAAACCGGTTATCACTGACAG AAATTACTTCCACTTGCCTTACTTTGAAAAGAAACCCTGCATTTACATCAAGAGCTGGTGGCAAGACCAAAGGAGACGGCTGTACAACTCCAATATAATGGACAAGATTGCAGATAAACTG GAGGAAGGTCTGAATGATGTTCAAgaaatcataaaaacagaaaaggcGTATCCAGAACGCAGACTTAGAGGTGTATTAGAAGAACTTAGCACAAGTTGCAG CCGATTTGTTACACTGGCAAACAAAGATCAGAATTTAGCCGGAAGAACCAAACTGGACAAAGAGAGGCTGAAGTCCTGTATGAGAGAAATG GAGAGCATGGCTCAGCAGGCGAAGACTATCCGCTCACAAGTGAAGAGAAACACGGTTCGAGACAAACTCAAGCTAGTGTTCAATTTCCTTCACAGGCTTCGTTTCCTGGCAGATGAG CCCCAGCACAGCATCCCTGATGTGTTCATATGGATGATTAGCAACAACAAACGCATAGCATATGCCCGCATACCCTCCAAAGACATCCTGTTCTCAATTGTTGATGAAGAGATGGGAAAAGACTGTGGGAAAGTCAAAGCTGTTTTTCTCAGG CTGCCAGGAAAGAAAGGCTTTGGGCCTGCTGGCTGGACAGTTCAGGCTAAACTAGAGATGTATTTGTGGCTGGGGTTGAACAAACAGAGGAAAGACTTCTTGAGTGGCCTTCCTAgtggttttgaggaaaacaaggCAACGAAGGGAACAGGCTTACAGGCTGTTCCTCCCATCAGCCTGGTTtataaca TGAAGCAGGTGTTTCAGCTGAGGGCCCATATGTATCAGGCTCGCAGTCTGTTTGCTGCTGACAGTAGCGGCCTGTCTGACCCTTTTGCAAGGGTCTTCTTCTCCACCCACAGCCAGGTGACAGAG GTCCTCAGCGAGACTCTTTGTCCTACATGGGATCAGTTGCTTGTGTTTGATAATGTTGAACTCTATGGTGAGGCCGGTGAACTCCGTGATGATCCTCCAATCATTGTCATTGAACTGTACGACCAAGACACTGTG GGGAAAGCTGAATTCATTGGGCGAACATTTGCAAAGCCACTAACTAAGATGGTTGATGAACACTACGGGCCCCCACGGTTCCCCCCTCAGCTGGAGTACTATCAGATCTACAGAGGAAACTGCACTGCAGGAGATCTGTTGGCTGCTTTTGAGCTACTGCAG ATTCCTTATGATGATGAGGAGATCAGGAGGGCTCTTATTGCTGTCCATGACTTTGCTGTACCTCAGATCAAG ATTGGTCCAGCAGGGCGGGCAGCACTTCCTCCAATTGATGGCCCAACTGATTCAGACCGTGGACCCATTCTGCCTGTTCCATTGGGCATACGACCAGTTCTCAGCAGATATCGTATAGAG GTCTTGTTTTGGGGTCTGAGGGACCTTAAAAGAGTCAACCTGGCCCAGGTGGACAGGCCTCGTGTGGACATTGAGTGTGCAGGGAAAGGAGTTCAGTCAGCTCTCATTCAGAACTACAAAAAGAATCCAAACTTCAGCACGTTAGTGAAGTGGTTTGAAGTG GATCTGCCAGAAAATGAGCTACTTCATCCACCACTCAATATTCGGGTGGTGGACTGCAGGGCATTTGGACGCTACACCTTGGTCGGGTCTCATGCCGTGACCAGCCTTCGCAAGTTTATCTACAGCCCCCCAGACAAGACTGCTAACAACTGGGCTCACACAG CTAGACTGGCCAATGGCTACATGGCTCTCACGAATGGGACATCTCATTCCCGCCCCCACACCCGTCCCATTTCTCATCCCTCAGGTGATATTGTGGTCAATATGGACCCTGAACCCAACATTAAGAAGATGGACACAGTTGTCAAGATCGATGCT ACCACCGATGCTGTTGTTAAAGTTGACTTG aatgaggatgagaatcaaaaagagaaaaagaagaagaagaaaaagaagggaGAAGAAGTGGACGAAGAAGAGCCAGATGAGAGCATGTTGGACTGGTGGTCCAAATACTTTGCCTCAATAGAGACTATGATGGAG AATCTCAGAGCCCAGGAGGCCGCTCTGGCAGAGGCAGAGGAAAGAGAAGATTTGGAGATAGCAGCCGAGAGTGCAG AGATCAAAGTTGATGACTTTCCTATGAAAGGCACCAAACCCAAGGAAAAGAGCAAAGACAAGAAGAGCTCCAAGGACAAAAAGAAGAACCAAGATGGCACAGAAAAGCGACCTCTGAAACCAAAAGTTGATGAACTCATG GTGTACAGTAAAGAGCTGGAGAGTGACTTTGGTAACTTTGAGGACTGGCTCCACACCTTCAACCTGTATAGAGGAAAGGCTGGAGATGATGATGACCACAATGTGGTTGATGATGACAGGATTGTGGGCAGATTCAAG GGTTCCCTCTGTATGTATAAACTCCCACTGTCTGAGGAGATCACCAGGGAGGCAGGATTTGACCCGAACATGGGCATGTTCCAAAGTATTCCTCACAATGACCCCATCAATGTCCTCATAAGGATTTATATCATTAGA GCTACAGACTTGCATCCTGCGGATATAAATGGTAAAGCAGATCCTTACATAGTCATTCGTTTGGGAAAGTCAGATATTCGGGATAAGGAGAACTACATATCCAAACAGCTGAATCCTGTCTTTGGAAA GTCATTTGACATAGAGGCTACATTCCCAATGGAGTCCATGCTGACTGTGGCAGTATATGACTGGGATTTGGTTGGAACTGATGACCTGATTGGTGAGACTAAAATTGATTTGGAGAACAGATACTACAGCAAACACAGAGCCACATGTGGCATTGCATCCAACTACTCTGT CCATGGTTACAATGTGTGGCGGGACCCTCAGAAGCCAACTCAGATCCTTGCTAAGTTGTGCAAGGAAGCTAAATTGGATGGACCCCACTATGGACCTGGTGGGAGGGTCAAAGTTGCAAACCGCATCTTTCTTGGGCCAACAGAAATTGAGGATGAGAGTG GTCTGAAGAAGCAGACAGAAGAACACTTGGCTCTTACTGTTCTTAGGCATTGGGAGGAGATCCCACGTGTTGGTTGCAAACTCATCCCGGAGCATGTGGAAACCAGACCACTACTCAACCCGGACAAGCCAGGCATAGAACAG GGAAGGCTTGAAATGTGGGTGGACATGTTTCCTATGGATGTACCTGCACCAGGACCCGCCATTGACATATCACCGCGCAAACCAAAGAG ATATGAGCTCAGGGTGATAATATGGAATACTGACGAGGTAATTCTGGAAGACGATGATTACTTCACAGGGGAAAAGTCCAGTGACATTTTTGTGAGGGG CTGGCTAAAAGGACAACAGGAGGATAAACAGGACACAGACGTGCATTATCACTCTCTGACTGGGGAAGGAAACTTCAACTGGCGCTTTGTCTTCCCTTTTGACTATCTCATGGCTGAGGAGAAGATAGTCATCTCTAAAAAAGAATCTATGTTTTCCTGGGATGAGACTGAGTACAAGATTCCTGCTCGACTCACCCTTCAAGTATGGGATGCTGACCATTTCTCTGCAGATGACTTCCTGG gTGCGATTGAGTTGGACTTGAATAAGTTTACTCGTGGGGCAAAAACAGCTAAGCAGTGCTCTCTCGACATGGTTCTCAAGGAGCATGAGCTGCCATCCATCTCCATCTTTAAACAGAAGAGAGTAAAGGGCTGGTGGCCATTTGTGGCCCGGGATGAGAATGATGAATTCGAGCTCACA GGAAAAGTGGAGGCAGAGCTCCATCTACTGACAGCAGAGGAGGCAGAGAAAAATCCAGTCGGCCTTGGGCGGAATGAACCTGAGCCACTTGAGAAACCAAA TCGGCCTGACACCACCTTCCTGTGGTTTTTGAGCCCGCTGAAGGCCATCCGCTACCTGATATGCAACCGCTACAAATGGCTCATCATCAAGATCGTCTTGGCTCTGCTGCTGCTGATCATGGTGGGCCTGTTTCTCTACAGCATGCCAGGCTATCTGGTCAAGAAGCTGCTTGGAGCCTAA